One window from the genome of Leuconostoc suionicum encodes:
- a CDS encoding NAD(P)-dependent oxidoreductase, producing the protein MNIGFIGTGVMGTGIINNLLQAGYEVSVFNRTHSKANTVLNNGAIWRDTPAKVAQYSDITFTMVGYPKDVEEVWTSEDGVFAGAKEGSILVDMTTSTPRLAEQLAQTGADLGFKVLDAPVSGGDIGAKNGTLTIMVGGEQQVLDEIKPVLGVIGQQIVLAGSAGKGQHMKMSNNIGVAATVITMAESLVYAKAAGLDLESAYNVWRKGAAGSWSVDNYIPRIFQGDYAPGFYVKHLLKDLRIALDAAKEMDIDLPNTQLAEQLFERLSQEHGDEGVQAIVKLWASFE; encoded by the coding sequence ATGAATATCGGATTTATTGGTACTGGCGTAATGGGCACAGGAATAATTAATAATTTATTGCAAGCGGGCTATGAGGTATCCGTTTTCAATCGAACCCATAGCAAAGCAAATACAGTGCTCAATAATGGCGCTATCTGGCGAGATACACCGGCTAAAGTTGCTCAGTACTCGGATATTACTTTTACGATGGTTGGTTATCCAAAAGATGTTGAAGAAGTGTGGACGAGTGAAGATGGTGTTTTTGCTGGTGCTAAAGAAGGTTCAATTTTGGTTGATATGACAACTTCAACACCACGTTTGGCTGAACAATTGGCTCAAACTGGTGCTGATTTAGGATTCAAAGTGTTGGATGCGCCAGTTTCAGGTGGTGACATTGGTGCTAAGAATGGGACATTAACGATTATGGTTGGTGGTGAACAACAAGTTCTTGATGAGATTAAACCTGTACTAGGCGTTATTGGACAGCAAATTGTTCTTGCTGGTTCAGCGGGCAAGGGACAACACATGAAAATGAGCAACAATATTGGTGTTGCAGCAACCGTTATTACAATGGCAGAATCCTTAGTTTATGCAAAAGCAGCTGGGCTTGATTTAGAGAGTGCCTATAATGTTTGGCGCAAAGGCGCTGCAGGATCTTGGTCGGTCGATAATTATATTCCACGCATTTTCCAAGGTGATTATGCGCCTGGATTTTATGTCAAGCATTTACTAAAAGACTTACGAATAGCGTTAGACGCTGCTAAGGAAATGGATATAGATTTGCCCAATACCCAACTTGCCGAGCAACTCTTTGAGCGATTGAGTCAAGAACATGGGGATGAAGGTGTACAAGCGATTGTAAAATTGTGGGCTTCATTTGAATAG
- a CDS encoding HAD-IIB family hydrolase, whose protein sequence is MTIQLIATDLDGTFLTDDKKFDQALFRNVLRELNKKQIQFTIATGVHQERINILFKDFLNEPLNFVTNNGARVVKSDGTVLFSKVLPPVTLRKIQQFLNNYSMRPDRGLVFSTDETAYLPLDFDMASNKRYFKYFKYVKSFDDVREINEPIYKVTMSWTNFDEKRFYDDALAFFGDDVHITETGTGAIDIVPAYVNKAEGLKMLAESYALDLSHAVAFGDGGNDLEMLNAVGLPYKMPDADIIGQFNVALSDNNHSGVLKTIQQLITTK, encoded by the coding sequence TTGACCATTCAGCTGATAGCAACGGATTTAGACGGCACGTTTTTGACGGACGATAAGAAGTTTGATCAAGCTTTGTTTCGTAATGTACTGCGTGAATTAAATAAGAAGCAAATTCAATTTACAATAGCCACAGGTGTTCATCAAGAACGCATTAATATCTTATTTAAAGATTTTCTTAATGAACCCTTGAATTTTGTCACCAATAATGGGGCACGTGTGGTGAAAAGCGATGGCACCGTGTTGTTCTCGAAAGTTCTCCCGCCGGTAACCCTGCGTAAAATTCAACAATTCTTGAATAACTATAGTATGCGTCCAGACCGTGGTTTGGTTTTTTCAACAGATGAGACCGCTTATTTGCCTTTAGATTTCGATATGGCAAGTAACAAGCGTTATTTTAAATACTTTAAGTACGTTAAAAGTTTCGATGACGTGCGTGAAATTAACGAACCAATCTACAAAGTCACTATGAGTTGGACAAACTTTGATGAAAAAAGGTTTTACGATGATGCCCTTGCATTCTTTGGTGATGATGTGCATATTACGGAAACAGGTACTGGGGCTATTGACATTGTTCCTGCCTATGTCAATAAGGCTGAAGGATTAAAAATGTTAGCTGAAAGTTATGCTCTTGACTTGTCTCATGCTGTTGCTTTTGGTGATGGCGGTAATGATTTGGAAATGTTAAACGCAGTTGGGCTGCCATATAAAATGCCAGATGCTGACATCATCGGTCAATTTAATGTTGCGTTGTCGGATAATAATCATAGTGGTGTTTTAAAGACTATTCAACAACTGATTACTACAAAGTAG